The Syntrophorhabdus sp. DNA segment TGGCGGTCGAAGGCGAGGATGGGGTAGCTGAGGTACAGCTCGTCCATGGCGCGCGTCGATGCCACGTAGAAGAGGCGTCTCTCCTCTTCGATGGCCCCTTCCTCCACCGCTCTCGGGTTCGGGAACCTTCCTTCGGCGCACCAGATGATGAAGACGACCTGCCACTCGAGACCCTTGGCCTGGTGGATGGTGCTCAGTATGACCCGTTCATCGTCCGTGTCGCCGGCGGCGACGATCTCTTCGCCGGAGATGCCGCTCATCAGGGACAGCTCGCTGAGGAATGTCTCCAGGGAGTGGTACCTCGTCGAGAAGTTGATGAGCTGGCCCAGGTCTTCGAGGCGCGCCTCGTAGTTGGGATAGGTGAGCTTGAGGTATTCGATGTAGCCGTGCTTGAGGACGGCGGAGATCATGTCGCCCGGGGCCTCGTCGGCGAAGAGGTTCTTCAGCTCACCAAAGAGCTCCGACCATACCTCGATGTTCTCCTTCCTGATGCCCTTGAAGGTGTCCGCGATCCTGCCAGAGATGAGGGGATCGAAGGGGTCACTCTGTTCCCTGAGGTAGGCATAGATGTGGTCGGCGGTCTTCTTGCCGATGCGGGGAAAGATCCTGAGCATCCGCTTCCATGAAACCTCGTCGTCGGGGTTCGACATGACGCGCAGGAAGGAGACGACGTCCTTGATATGGGCCTGCTCGAAGAACCTGAGCCCGCTTCGGATCTCGAAGGGGATGCCCCGGCGGGTAAGCTCCATCTGCACTTCCATCGAATGGTAATGGGCGCGGTAGAGGACCGATATCCTGTCGAGGGGGATGCCCTCATCGGAGAGCTCCAGTATCCGCTGGGCCACGAACTCGGCCTGCTGTATCACGTCCCGCGATGGCGCGACGACGGGGACGACGCCGCTCTTCTTCACGCTGTGCAGGGTCTTTTCGAACTGGTTGAAGTTGAAGGAGATGGAGTTGTTCGCGAGGTCCAGGATCTCCGGAGTGCTGCGGTAGTTCGTCTCCAGCTTGTACACCTTCGCCTCGCCGTAGCGTTTCGGGAAATCTAGTATGTTCTGGAAGTTCGCCCCCCGGAAGGAGTAGATGCTCTGGGCGTCGTCGCCGACGACCATGACGTTGCGGTTCAGAAGTCCCATGAAGTCGATGATCTCCGACTGGATGCGGTTGGTGTCTTGGTACTCATCGACGAGGATGTGGCGGAAGGTCATGGCGTAGAGCTTGCGCAGTTCCTCGTCCTCGGCGAGGAGCCGGTGCCAGTATGTGAGGAGGTCATCGAAGTCCATGGCGTTCGCCTCCCGCTTCTTTTCCATGTAGATCCCGTGCACCGCCACCATTTCGTCGGCGATGTCGTAGAAGAAG contains these protein-coding regions:
- a CDS encoding ATP-dependent helicase codes for the protein MRKYTIHRDVSPVKTAIDYSRELNEEQLNVVLSDDGPILVIAGAGSGKTRVVTYRVAHLLERGVPPGGILLLTFTNKAAREMLHRVEHLVKMDTRYIWGGTFHHIGNLILRQHAERVGYRKSFTILDNEDAKDVVELAIKASGIDAKARMFPKGGVVKELFSYAANTMQTVDEAIRERSPFFYDIADEMVAVHGIYMEKKREANAMDFDDLLTYWHRLLAEDEELRKLYAMTFRHILVDEYQDTNRIQSEIIDFMGLLNRNVMVVGDDAQSIYSFRGANFQNILDFPKRYGEAKVYKLETNYRSTPEILDLANNSISFNFNQFEKTLHSVKKSGVVPVVAPSRDVIQQAEFVAQRILELSDEGIPLDRISVLYRAHYHSMEVQMELTRRGIPFEIRSGLRFFEQAHIKDVVSFLRVMSNPDDEVSWKRMLRIFPRIGKKTADHIYAYLREQSDPFDPLISGRIADTFKGIRKENIEVWSELFGELKNLFADEAPGDMISAVLKHGYIEYLKLTYPNYEARLEDLGQLINFSTRYHSLETFLSELSLMSGISGEEIVAAGDTDDERVILSTIHQAKGLEWQVVFIIWCAEGRFPNPRAVEEGAIEEERRLFYVASTRAMDELYLSYPILAFDRQAGHIIMRPSRFLAELDGGKYEEWALSEY